The following coding sequences lie in one Streptomyces xiamenensis genomic window:
- the ftsH gene encoding ATP-dependent zinc metalloprotease FtsH, giving the protein MDVKRYFRGPVMWIVLAVLAVVLLMQVFTSSEGYKKVDTGKVVQAIAQNHVQSAELTTGDEQTIKIELKSGQEIEGTTKVQANYIDGQGENLAGTLQDKLAAGDLEGGYTVSPKSQNPFVGMLLSILPFLLIIVVFLFLMNQMQGGGSRVMQFGKSKAKLISKDTPKTTFADVAGSDEAVEELHEIKEFLQEPGKFQAVGAKIPKGVLLYGPPGTGKTLLARAVAGEAGVPFYSISGSDFVEMFVGVGASRVRDLFEQAKANAPAIVFVDEIDAVGRHRGAGMGGGHDEREQTLNQLLVEMDGFDVKGGVILIAATNRPDILDPALLRPGRFDRQIAVDRPDMQGRLEILKVHQKGKPVAPDVDLGAVARRTPGFTGADLNNVLNEAALLAARGNAKLIDNKFLDEAIDRVVAGPQKRTRIMSDKEKMITAYHEGGHALVAAASPNSDPVHKVTILSRGRALGYTMVLPEEDKYSTTRNEMLDRLAYMMGGRAAEELVFHDPTTGAGDDIEKATGTARSMVTQYGMTERLGAIKFGSDQSEPFLGKEMSHQRDYSEEVAGLVDEEVKKLIETAHNEAWEILVENRDVLDNLVLELLEKETLNKEELAEIFRPVIKRPARPAWTGSARRTPSTRPPVSVPVKNVQLANGSGENGTTSLEKVIGTEPGERPGTE; this is encoded by the coding sequence CGTCCTTGCCGTGGTTCTGCTGATGCAGGTGTTCACCTCGTCCGAGGGCTACAAGAAGGTGGACACGGGCAAGGTCGTCCAGGCGATCGCCCAGAACCACGTCCAGTCCGCCGAGCTCACCACCGGCGACGAGCAGACCATCAAGATCGAGCTGAAGAGCGGCCAGGAGATCGAGGGCACCACCAAGGTCCAGGCCAACTACATCGACGGTCAGGGCGAGAACCTGGCCGGCACGCTCCAGGACAAGCTCGCCGCCGGCGACCTGGAGGGCGGCTACACCGTCTCCCCGAAGTCGCAGAACCCGTTCGTCGGGATGCTGCTGTCCATCCTGCCGTTCCTGCTGATCATCGTGGTCTTCCTGTTCCTGATGAACCAGATGCAGGGCGGCGGCTCCCGGGTCATGCAGTTCGGGAAGTCCAAGGCCAAGCTGATCAGCAAGGACACCCCGAAGACCACCTTCGCCGACGTGGCCGGTTCGGACGAGGCCGTCGAGGAGCTCCACGAGATCAAGGAGTTCCTCCAGGAGCCGGGCAAGTTCCAGGCCGTCGGCGCCAAGATTCCCAAGGGTGTGCTGCTGTACGGCCCGCCCGGTACCGGCAAGACGCTGCTGGCACGCGCCGTGGCCGGCGAGGCCGGGGTGCCGTTCTACTCGATCTCCGGCTCCGACTTCGTCGAGATGTTCGTGGGTGTCGGCGCCTCCCGGGTCCGTGACCTGTTCGAGCAGGCCAAGGCGAACGCCCCGGCGATCGTCTTCGTCGACGAGATCGACGCCGTCGGCCGGCACCGCGGCGCCGGCATGGGCGGCGGGCACGACGAGCGCGAGCAGACCCTCAACCAGCTGCTGGTCGAGATGGACGGCTTCGACGTCAAGGGCGGCGTCATCCTGATCGCCGCCACCAACCGCCCCGACATCCTCGACCCGGCGCTGCTGCGGCCGGGCCGGTTCGACCGGCAGATCGCGGTCGACCGTCCCGACATGCAGGGCCGTCTGGAGATCCTCAAGGTTCACCAGAAGGGCAAGCCGGTCGCCCCGGACGTCGACCTGGGGGCCGTCGCCCGGCGTACCCCCGGCTTCACCGGCGCCGATCTGAACAACGTCCTCAACGAGGCGGCGCTGCTGGCCGCCCGCGGCAACGCCAAGCTGATCGACAACAAGTTCCTTGACGAGGCGATCGACCGCGTCGTGGCCGGTCCGCAGAAGCGCACCCGCATCATGAGCGACAAGGAGAAGATGATCACCGCGTACCACGAGGGCGGACACGCCCTGGTCGCGGCGGCCTCTCCGAACAGCGACCCGGTGCACAAGGTGACGATCCTGTCCCGCGGCCGGGCGCTGGGCTACACCATGGTGCTGCCGGAGGAGGACAAGTACTCCACCACGCGCAACGAGATGCTGGACCGGCTCGCCTACATGATGGGCGGTCGCGCCGCCGAGGAACTGGTCTTCCACGACCCGACCACCGGCGCGGGCGACGACATCGAGAAGGCGACGGGCACGGCGCGCTCGATGGTCACCCAGTACGGGATGACCGAGCGGCTCGGCGCGATCAAGTTCGGCTCCGACCAGTCCGAGCCCTTCCTGGGCAAGGAGATGTCCCACCAGCGCGACTACTCCGAGGAGGTCGCCGGGCTGGTGGACGAGGAGGTCAAGAAGCTGATCGAGACCGCGCACAACGAGGCGTGGGAGATCCTGGTGGAGAACCGGGACGTGCTCGACAACCTCGTGCTGGAGCTGCTGGAGAAGGAGACCCTCAACAAGGAGGAGCTCGCGGAGATCTTCCGCCCGGTCATCAAGCGTCCGGCCCGCCCGGCGTGGACCGGCTCCGCCCGGCGCACCCCCTCGACCCGGCCCCCGGTGTCCGTCCCGGTGAAGAACGTGCAGCTGGCCAACGGCAGCGGCGAGAACGGCACCACCTCCCTGGAGAAGGTCATCGGCACCGAGCCGGGGGAGCGACCCGGCACCGAGTGA
- a CDS encoding ABC transporter substrate-binding protein yields the protein MTATTPRTSLRRLLGATCGSAALALALTACGGGDSLESEGGGGGDQDTSQSADTLTIGGGDFTEATIMAELYSQLLTDAGYTTEVITVQSRELYAPELEKGSIDIVPEYAATLAEFLNARVNGEGAPLIASSDPVATVDALRELATPRGLTVLEPGEAVNQNAFAVTREFAEEHGLTTLSDLGASGLPIKLAAGDECSERPFCQPGLEDVYGIDITGIDPKGVGTVQAKQAVKDGTDDLVLVSTTDATLDDFGLVLLEDDQNLQLADNLLPVLHSGIGDDEKITAALNRLTGTLTTDDLIELNRQVDSERLKAVDVAGSYLHDKGLLSH from the coding sequence GTGACCGCGACCACCCCCCGTACCTCCCTGCGCCGGCTGCTGGGCGCCACCTGCGGCAGCGCCGCGCTCGCCCTGGCCCTCACCGCGTGCGGCGGCGGGGACAGCCTGGAGTCGGAAGGCGGTGGCGGCGGGGACCAGGACACCTCGCAGTCCGCCGACACCCTCACCATCGGCGGCGGCGACTTCACCGAGGCCACCATCATGGCCGAGCTGTACTCCCAGCTGCTCACGGACGCCGGCTACACCACCGAGGTCATCACGGTGCAGAGCCGCGAACTGTACGCGCCGGAGCTGGAGAAGGGCTCGATCGACATCGTGCCCGAATACGCCGCCACCCTGGCCGAGTTCCTCAACGCCCGGGTCAACGGCGAGGGCGCCCCGCTGATCGCCTCCTCCGACCCGGTCGCCACCGTGGACGCGCTGCGCGAACTGGCCACCCCGCGCGGGCTGACCGTGCTGGAGCCGGGCGAGGCCGTCAACCAGAACGCCTTCGCCGTCACCCGGGAGTTCGCGGAGGAACACGGGCTGACCACGCTCTCCGACCTCGGTGCCTCCGGGCTGCCGATCAAGCTGGCGGCCGGCGATGAATGCTCCGAACGCCCGTTCTGCCAGCCGGGTCTTGAGGACGTCTACGGCATCGACATCACCGGCATAGACCCCAAGGGTGTCGGCACCGTCCAGGCCAAGCAGGCCGTCAAGGACGGCACCGACGACCTGGTGCTGGTCTCCACCACCGACGCCACCCTGGACGACTTCGGCCTGGTGCTGCTGGAGGACGACCAGAACCTCCAACTCGCCGACAATCTGCTGCCCGTGCTCCACTCCGGCATCGGCGACGACGAGAAGATCACCGCCGCCCTCAACCGCCTCACCGGGACCCTCACCACCGACGATCTGATCGAACTCAACCGCCAGGTGGACTCCGAGCGCCTCAAAGCGGTTGACGTGGCCGGGAGTTACCTGCACGACAAGGGGCTGCTGAGCCACTGA
- the folK gene encoding 2-amino-4-hydroxy-6-hydroxymethyldihydropteridine diphosphokinase, with protein MTPSNAASTPDPTVQPVPASVVQQVDAADTTLHNPKRAVLSLGSNLGNRLETLQGAIDALEDTPGLRVKAVSPVYETEPWGVPTGSQSTYFNAVIVVKTTLPPASLLERAHAIEEAFERVRDERWGPRTIDVDIVAYQGVISRDPDLTLPHPRAHERAFVLVPWHDVDPAAEVPGHGPVADLLSTLPEQGITARADLKLALPD; from the coding sequence ATGACCCCCAGCAATGCCGCGTCCACTCCCGACCCGACCGTCCAGCCGGTGCCCGCCTCCGTGGTGCAGCAGGTCGACGCCGCCGACACCACCCTGCACAACCCCAAACGCGCCGTCCTCTCCCTCGGCAGCAACCTCGGCAACCGCCTGGAGACCCTCCAGGGCGCCATCGACGCGCTGGAGGACACCCCGGGGCTGCGGGTGAAAGCCGTCTCCCCGGTGTACGAGACCGAGCCGTGGGGGGTGCCCACCGGCAGCCAGTCCACGTATTTCAACGCGGTGATCGTCGTGAAGACGACGCTCCCGCCGGCCTCGCTCCTGGAGCGCGCGCACGCCATCGAGGAGGCCTTCGAGCGCGTACGCGACGAGCGCTGGGGGCCGCGCACCATCGACGTGGACATCGTCGCCTACCAGGGCGTCATCTCGCGGGACCCGGATCTGACCCTGCCGCATCCGCGGGCCCACGAGCGCGCCTTCGTCCTGGTGCCGTGGCACGATGTCGATCCGGCGGCCGAAGTGCCGGGGCACGGCCCGGTCGCCGATCTTCTGTCGACGCTGCCGGAGCAGGGCATCACCGCGCGCGCCGACCTGAAGCTGGCCCTGCCCGACTGA
- a CDS encoding DUF3180 domain-containing protein, with product MNQLRIRNLAGLFAAAFAFGWAGAGLWDALGTLPAVPLLAPVVLALIAAVLLATALSLRARLRAQRTWGHRPAEGWGSREGARPVEPLVAARAVVFGQASALVSSLVAGLYGGFGLFLLLERMEVPNRREQALYAGLSVVAGVAVCAAALYLERVCKLPDGNGDDDHRDRRGPMGSPI from the coding sequence GTGAATCAACTGCGGATCAGAAATCTGGCCGGTCTGTTCGCCGCCGCGTTCGCCTTCGGCTGGGCCGGGGCCGGGCTGTGGGACGCGCTGGGCACGCTGCCCGCGGTCCCGCTGCTCGCCCCGGTCGTCCTGGCGCTGATCGCCGCCGTCCTGCTGGCGACCGCGCTGTCCCTGCGCGCCCGGCTGCGGGCGCAGCGCACCTGGGGGCACCGCCCGGCCGAAGGCTGGGGGAGCCGCGAGGGCGCCCGCCCGGTGGAGCCACTCGTGGCGGCCCGCGCGGTGGTCTTCGGCCAGGCGAGCGCGCTCGTCTCGTCCCTGGTGGCCGGGTTGTACGGGGGCTTCGGACTGTTCCTGCTGCTGGAGCGGATGGAGGTCCCCAACCGCCGCGAACAGGCCCTGTACGCGGGCCTGTCCGTCGTCGCGGGCGTCGCGGTGTGCGCCGCCGCCCTGTACCTGGAACGGGTCTGCAAGCTCCCGGACGGCAACGGCGACGACGACCACCGCGACCGGCGCGGACCGATGGGCTCCCCCATCTGA
- a CDS encoding SRPBCC family protein gives MESTHLSIHIDRAADEVYAYAADPVNLPAWAAGLGGSIELIKGRWIATSSPMGRVEVAFAPRNTFGVLDHEVTLPSGETVLNPMRVIPDEEDTCEVVFTLRRQPGTTPEDFRRDAGMVEADLATLKGIVERG, from the coding sequence ATGGAGTCGACACACCTCAGCATCCACATCGACCGCGCCGCCGACGAGGTCTACGCCTACGCGGCCGACCCGGTCAATCTGCCCGCCTGGGCCGCCGGACTCGGCGGTTCCATCGAACTGATCAAAGGCCGGTGGATCGCGACCTCCTCCCCCATGGGCCGGGTGGAGGTGGCCTTCGCCCCGCGCAACACGTTCGGTGTGCTCGACCACGAGGTGACCCTGCCGAGCGGCGAGACGGTCCTCAACCCGATGCGCGTGATCCCGGACGAGGAGGACACCTGCGAGGTGGTCTTCACCCTGCGCCGGCAGCCGGGAACCACCCCCGAGGACTTCCGCCGCGACGCCGGAATGGTCGAGGCCGATCTGGCCACCCTCAAGGGCATCGTGGAACGCGGCTAG
- the folE gene encoding GTP cyclohydrolase I FolE yields MTDPVTAQAGQMGTFDEKRAENAIRELLIAVGEDPDREGLRDTPARVARAYREIFAGLWQEPEDVLTTTFDLGHDEMVLVKDIEVMSSCEHHLVPFVGKAHVGYIPSSSGKITGLSKLARLVDVFARRPQVQERLTTQIADSLMRILEPRGVIVVVECEHMCMTMRGVRKPGAKTTTSAVRGQLRDAATRAEAMSLILSR; encoded by the coding sequence ATGACGGACCCGGTGACGGCGCAAGCGGGCCAGATGGGCACGTTCGACGAGAAGCGCGCCGAGAACGCCATCCGTGAGCTGCTGATAGCGGTCGGCGAGGACCCGGACCGCGAGGGACTGCGGGACACCCCGGCCCGGGTGGCCCGGGCCTACCGGGAGATATTCGCCGGGCTGTGGCAGGAGCCGGAGGATGTGCTGACCACCACCTTCGACCTGGGCCACGACGAGATGGTGCTGGTGAAGGACATCGAGGTGATGTCCTCGTGCGAGCACCACCTGGTGCCGTTCGTGGGCAAGGCCCATGTCGGGTACATCCCGTCCTCCAGCGGGAAGATCACCGGGCTGTCGAAGCTGGCCCGGCTGGTGGACGTCTTCGCCCGCCGCCCGCAGGTGCAGGAGCGCCTGACCACGCAGATCGCCGACTCGCTCATGCGGATCCTGGAGCCGCGCGGGGTGATCGTGGTCGTGGAGTGCGAGCACATGTGCATGACGATGCGCGGGGTCCGCAAGCCGGGCGCCAAGACCACCACCTCGGCGGTACGCGGCCAGCTGCGGGACGCGGCGACCCGTGCCGAGGCGATGAGCCTGATCCTCTCCCGCTGA
- the folB gene encoding dihydroneopterin aldolase produces the protein MDRITLSGLRVRGFHGVLPHEREGGQWFTVDLTLGLDTRPAAATDDLAKTVDYGMVAQEITAVVAGEPVDLLETLAQRIADRCLAFTPVREAEVTLHKPQAPITVPFDDVTITIKRSRA, from the coding sequence ATGGATCGCATCACGCTCAGCGGGCTGCGGGTCAGGGGGTTCCACGGTGTGCTCCCGCACGAACGGGAGGGGGGCCAGTGGTTCACGGTTGACCTCACACTGGGCCTGGACACCCGTCCCGCCGCGGCGACCGACGATCTGGCGAAGACCGTGGACTACGGGATGGTGGCCCAGGAGATCACCGCCGTCGTCGCCGGCGAGCCCGTCGATCTTCTGGAGACGCTCGCCCAGCGGATCGCCGATCGTTGCCTCGCGTTCACCCCGGTGCGCGAGGCAGAGGTCACCCTCCACAAACCGCAGGCGCCGATCACCGTTCCCTTCGACGACGTGACCATCACCATCAAGCGGAGCCGAGCATGA
- a CDS encoding ABC transporter permease, which translates to MNAMTGAWSWLTTAAHWSGDGGITQRLGEHLYLTALALLAACAIALPLAMWLGHGGGRRIGGAVAINISNVGRAVPTFAVLVLLTLTPLARYGELPTLIALVLFAVPPLLTNAYVGIAGTDRDIVQAARGMGMSRGQILARVELPLAFPLLMTGVRTAAVQIVATATLAALPGGGGLGRIITAGFATYRTSQVVAGAILVALLALAVEGLMALLQRLLDPRSPRRRRTSAAPAGPRKSPEAPPEPAPAAPAPAAAGASLTKTSPGNRPAPGRAPSTVEGQDT; encoded by the coding sequence GTGAACGCCATGACCGGGGCCTGGAGCTGGCTCACCACCGCGGCGCACTGGAGCGGCGACGGCGGCATCACCCAGCGGCTGGGCGAGCACCTGTATCTCACCGCCCTCGCCCTGCTGGCCGCCTGCGCCATCGCGCTGCCGCTGGCCATGTGGCTGGGCCACGGCGGCGGCCGCCGGATCGGCGGGGCGGTGGCCATCAACATCTCCAACGTCGGCCGCGCCGTGCCCACCTTCGCCGTGCTGGTGCTGCTCACCCTCACCCCGCTCGCCCGCTACGGCGAACTCCCCACCCTCATCGCGCTGGTGCTGTTCGCGGTGCCCCCGCTGCTCACCAACGCCTACGTGGGGATCGCCGGCACCGACCGGGACATCGTGCAGGCCGCGCGCGGCATGGGCATGTCGCGCGGCCAGATCCTGGCCCGGGTGGAACTCCCGCTCGCCTTCCCCCTGCTGATGACCGGGGTGCGCACCGCGGCCGTCCAGATCGTGGCCACCGCCACCTTGGCCGCGCTGCCCGGCGGCGGCGGTCTCGGCCGGATCATCACCGCCGGCTTCGCCACCTACCGCACCTCCCAGGTGGTGGCGGGCGCCATCCTCGTCGCGCTGCTGGCGCTGGCCGTCGAAGGGCTGATGGCACTGCTCCAGCGGCTGCTCGACCCCCGCTCGCCCCGGCGCCGCCGCACCAGCGCGGCCCCGGCCGGTCCGCGCAAGTCCCCGGAGGCCCCGCCGGAGCCGGCTCCCGCCGCTCCGGCACCGGCCGCGGCGGGCGCCTCCCTGACGAAGACGTCCCCAGGCAACCGTCCGGCCCCGGGCCGGGCACCATCCACCGTCGAAGGGCAAGACACGTGA
- a CDS encoding ABC transporter permease: protein MSAKSCLVANDWICGEYVRTRGQELTDATVQHLAITASAIAIAVAVAFPLALLARRWRPAAGSLLGLTTVLYTIPSLAMYALLLPFFGLSMSVVVCGLVLYSLTVLVRNMLTGLRSVPAEVREAALGMGYGRGRLLLTVELPLALPAVMAGIRIATVSAVSLTTVGAIVGHGGLGNLIYSGMQSYFKAEVLTASVLCVLLAVTADLLLLGVQRALTPWSRAAAGPSKGAVA from the coding sequence ATGAGTGCGAAGAGCTGTCTGGTGGCGAACGACTGGATCTGCGGGGAGTACGTACGCACCCGCGGCCAGGAGCTGACCGACGCCACCGTGCAGCACCTCGCCATCACGGCCTCCGCGATCGCCATCGCCGTCGCGGTCGCCTTCCCGCTCGCCCTGCTGGCCCGCCGCTGGCGGCCGGCGGCCGGCTCACTCCTGGGGCTGACCACCGTCCTGTACACCATCCCCTCGCTCGCCATGTACGCGCTGCTGCTGCCCTTCTTCGGCCTGTCGATGTCGGTCGTGGTGTGCGGCCTGGTGCTGTACTCCCTCACCGTGCTGGTGCGCAACATGCTCACCGGGCTGCGCTCGGTCCCCGCCGAGGTACGGGAGGCGGCGCTCGGCATGGGGTACGGGCGCGGACGGCTGCTGCTCACCGTCGAACTGCCGCTGGCCCTGCCCGCCGTCATGGCCGGGATAAGGATCGCCACCGTCTCCGCCGTCTCCCTGACCACCGTCGGCGCCATCGTCGGCCACGGCGGGCTCGGCAACCTCATCTACAGCGGCATGCAGAGCTACTTCAAGGCCGAGGTGCTCACCGCCTCCGTGCTGTGCGTCCTGCTCGCCGTCACCGCCGATCTGCTGCTGCTCGGCGTCCAGCGGGCCCTCACCCCCTGGTCGCGGGCCGCCGCCGGCCCGTCGAAGGGCGCTGTCGCGTGA
- a CDS encoding ABC transporter ATP-binding protein — MLLFDHVTKRYPDGTRAVDDLCLEVAEGELVTLVGPSGCGKTTTMKMVNRLEVPTSGRVLLNGEDIAGHDPVRLRRRIGYVIQQVGLFPHKTVLDNTATVPVLLGERRTAARRRAAELLELVGLDPAVYGGRYPDQLSGGQRQRVGVARALAADPPVLLMDEPFGAVDPVVREHLQNEFLRLQAEVRKTVLFVTHDIEEAVRLGDRIAVFGQGRVEQFDTPATVLGAPANDYVASFVGSDRGLKRLSVTPVETADLEQPPVVHLADPMALACDRMRAEGARWAVVLDEHDGLHGWVLIPPEGAGPQPEGTVAGRARRMEAWLPVGASLKQAFATMLQYDAGWIAVLDGDRFLGVLTPASLHAALRRSVQESAAVEV; from the coding sequence ATGCTGCTCTTCGACCACGTCACCAAGCGCTACCCGGACGGCACCCGCGCGGTGGACGATCTGTGTCTGGAGGTGGCGGAGGGCGAACTGGTCACCCTCGTCGGGCCGTCGGGGTGCGGCAAGACGACCACCATGAAGATGGTCAACCGGCTGGAGGTGCCCACCTCCGGACGCGTCCTGCTGAACGGTGAGGACATCGCCGGCCACGACCCGGTGCGGCTGCGGCGCCGGATCGGCTACGTCATCCAGCAGGTCGGCCTCTTCCCGCACAAGACGGTGCTCGACAACACCGCCACCGTCCCCGTCCTGCTGGGCGAGCGCCGCACGGCGGCCCGGCGGCGCGCCGCCGAACTGCTGGAACTGGTCGGCCTGGACCCGGCCGTGTACGGCGGGCGCTACCCCGACCAGCTCTCCGGCGGGCAGCGGCAGCGGGTCGGCGTGGCGCGGGCCCTGGCCGCCGACCCGCCGGTGCTGCTCATGGACGAGCCCTTCGGCGCGGTGGACCCGGTGGTGCGCGAGCACCTCCAGAACGAATTCCTGCGGCTGCAGGCCGAGGTGCGCAAGACCGTGCTGTTCGTGACGCACGACATCGAGGAGGCGGTACGGCTCGGGGACCGGATCGCGGTGTTCGGGCAGGGGCGGGTCGAACAGTTCGACACCCCGGCCACGGTGCTCGGCGCGCCCGCCAACGACTACGTGGCGTCCTTCGTGGGCAGTGACCGGGGGCTCAAGCGGCTGTCGGTGACCCCGGTGGAGACCGCCGATCTGGAGCAGCCGCCGGTGGTCCATCTGGCCGATCCGATGGCGCTGGCCTGCGACCGGATGCGGGCCGAGGGCGCCCGCTGGGCCGTGGTGCTGGACGAGCACGACGGGCTGCACGGCTGGGTGCTGATACCGCCGGAGGGCGCGGGACCGCAGCCGGAGGGCACCGTCGCCGGGCGGGCCCGGCGGATGGAGGCGTGGCTGCCGGTGGGCGCCTCGCTGAAGCAGGCGTTCGCCACGATGCTCCAGTACGACGCGGGGTGGATCGCCGTGCTGGACGGTGACCGGTTCCTGGGAGTGCTCACCCCGGCGAGCCTGCACGCCGCGCTGCGGCGCTCGGTGCAGGAATCGGCGGCCGTCGAGGTGTAG